DNA from Streptomyces luteogriseus:
CCACCGACGCCTTCGAAGCGCACCGCCCCGTCCTGCTGGGCGTCGCCTACCGCATGCTGGGACGCGTCGCCGACGCGGAGGACGTGGTCCAGGAGGCCTGGCTGCGCTGGACCGGCACGCCTCGCGACGACGTGCGCGAACCGCGCGGCTACCTGGTGCGGATCACCACCCGGCTCGCCATCGACCGTCTGCGCCAGATCAAGGCACGCGGCGAGACGTACGTCGGCCCCTGGCTGCCCGAGCCGTACGTCACCGACTTCGGCGACACCGTGCCCGACACCGCCGAGCGTGCCGTTCTGGCCGACTCCGTCTCCCTCGCCGTCCTCGTGGTCCTGGAGTCCCTGTCACCGCTGGAGCGGGCCGTGTTCGTGCTGCGCGAGGCCTTCGCCTTCCCCTATGCCGACATCGCCGCCATGCTCGAGCGCGGCGAACCGGCGGTGCGCCAGCTGGCCGGGCGGGCCCGCAAACACGTCGAGGAACGGCGCCCACGCTACGACGTCGACCCCGCCGAGCGCCGCGACCTCACCGAGCGGTTCCTCGCCGCGGCGGCCGACGGCGACCTCGAGGGCCTGATGGCGCTGCTCGCCCCGGAGGTCCGGCTCGTCGGTGACAGTGGCGGCAAGTCGCAGGCGCCGCTGCGGGTCCTGCGGACCGCCGACAAGGTGGGCCGCTTCCTCATCGGCGTGGCGCAGAAGAGCCTCCCGGGCCTGTCCGTGCGCTTCCTGGAGCTCAACGGCGGCCCGGCCGCGCTGATCCTGTCCGGCGGCAGGCCCGACTCCGTCTTCCAGCTCGACGTGGCCGACGGCCGCGTGCAGTCGGTCTACATCGTCCGCAACCCCGACAAGCTGCGGTCACTGGCCGCCTAGACACGCCGCCAGGCCGGTCAGCGGCCCCTGGTGCGGCGCCGTGAACGTTCCCGGCCATTGGTCTTGACCAAGGATCAGGGCCGCCCTATGGTCGCAGAGAAGTGCAACAACCTTTAATAAACAAGGGCGCTAAAACGCCGCCGACCACGGCGATTGCGGAGGACAGGGTGGGGACCACGCAGCTGGAATCGGTGCAGGAACCGAAGTACTGGCATCTGAAGACGGTGCTCAGTCAAGCGCTCGACTCGGAGTTCGCGGTGGGCGAGATCCTGCCCAACGAACGCGACCTCGCGGCCCGCTTCGGCGTCGCCCGCGCCACGCTCCGCCAGGCACTGGAGCAGCTCGAACTCGAAGGCAGGCTGCAGCGCCGCCGCGGTGTCGGGACGACCGTCGCACCGCCCCGCATGGGCGTCTCCCTCGGCACCGGCCCGCACACCTGGCCGGGCGGCCCCGACGACGCCTGGCAGCCCGCCGACTGCACCACGGCCGTGCCCCCGGCGGCCGTCGCCGACGCCCTGGAGACCGGCCGCGACGAGCCCGTGCACATCGTGCGGCGCTCCCGCGTCTCGCACGGCCGGCCGGTGGCCGCGGAACTGCTGTACATCCCGCAGACCTCGGTGCCCGAGCTCTCCGGCATCGACGCGCCGTCCGGAGCGGCACGCGCGCGTGCGGTGCTGCGGGAGCTTCAGCGGCTGGAGCTGGAGCGGCAGGAGAACGCGGTGGAGCTGGGCTCCGCGGGGGCCGGCGAGGCGAAGGAACTGGACCGGCTGCCGGGAGCGCCCGTGCTGGTGGTGACCACCCGGTTCGTGGCCGGGGGGCGCACGTCCGCCTTGTCGGTGGCGACGTACCGGGCTGACACGTGCCGGTTGACCTTCGGTGACTCGGGTGACGTGGAGATCCACGCCGGGCCTCGGCAGAAGGCGTCCTGACCGTTCGGGACCGGGGTGCGGTGCTCGACGGGGCTGCCGGGAGCGTCGTGGCTGGTCGCGTCCACGCGGCCGAGCCGCACATCAGTGCAGCCCCGCGCCCCTAAAGGGGACGTTGCTCCACCGCGAACAGCTGCTCCTCCACGTGGTCCAGGGCCAGGCGCAGGGCGCCGGTCGCCACGGCCGCGTCTCCCAGGGCGGAGAGGGTGACCTCCGGGGGGCGCAGGCAGTAGCGGGCGAGTTCCTCGCGGAGGGGGGCCAGGACGCCGTCCAGGCCCGCCGCCCAGCCGCCGATGACGACCAGCTCCGGGTCCAGGGCGAGGACGAGGGCCGCCACGTCGTGGACCAGGCGCTGATTGAAGCGGTCCACGGCCGCCCGGGCCCGCTGGTCGCCCTCGCGGGCCTGCGCGAAGACCTCGGCGACGGCCTGCTCGTCGAGCGGGTGGAGAGGCTCGTCCGTGGTGGACAGGAGCGTCTCGGGCGTCACCCCCCGGCCCAGCAGATGCAGCGCGCCGATCTCGCCGGCCGCTCCGCCGTAGCCCCGGTGCAGCCGGCCCC
Protein-coding regions in this window:
- a CDS encoding RNA polymerase sigma-70 factor is translated as MTTETATDAFEAHRPVLLGVAYRMLGRVADAEDVVQEAWLRWTGTPRDDVREPRGYLVRITTRLAIDRLRQIKARGETYVGPWLPEPYVTDFGDTVPDTAERAVLADSVSLAVLVVLESLSPLERAVFVLREAFAFPYADIAAMLERGEPAVRQLAGRARKHVEERRPRYDVDPAERRDLTERFLAAAADGDLEGLMALLAPEVRLVGDSGGKSQAPLRVLRTADKVGRFLIGVAQKSLPGLSVRFLELNGGPAALILSGGRPDSVFQLDVADGRVQSVYIVRNPDKLRSLAA
- a CDS encoding GntR family transcriptional regulator, with the translated sequence MGTTQLESVQEPKYWHLKTVLSQALDSEFAVGEILPNERDLAARFGVARATLRQALEQLELEGRLQRRRGVGTTVAPPRMGVSLGTGPHTWPGGPDDAWQPADCTTAVPPAAVADALETGRDEPVHIVRRSRVSHGRPVAAELLYIPQTSVPELSGIDAPSGAARARAVLRELQRLELERQENAVELGSAGAGEAKELDRLPGAPVLVVTTRFVAGGRTSALSVATYRADTCRLTFGDSGDVEIHAGPRQKAS